A genome region from Gloeocapsopsis sp. IPPAS B-1203 includes the following:
- the sufU gene encoding Fe-S cluster assembly sulfur transfer protein SufU yields the protein MTTAIMALSNVRALYQQVILEHYKKPRHKGKTNPVHRQQRGHNPSCGDTIELTLKLNDAGDTIEDVKFEGEGCAIAMASADLMADVLRGKQVTEALSMVQRFQNMMKGEDEFPKELRKLNVMQGVSQFPVRIKCANLTWHTLKAALESTHDIAHTGFVSNEGT from the coding sequence ATGACAACAGCAATTATGGCATTGAGTAATGTACGCGCTCTGTATCAACAGGTCATTTTAGAACACTATAAAAAACCACGGCACAAAGGTAAAACAAATCCTGTGCATCGTCAGCAACGCGGGCACAATCCTTCATGTGGAGATACGATTGAACTTACACTTAAGCTAAACGACGCTGGTGACACAATTGAAGATGTGAAATTTGAAGGCGAAGGTTGTGCGATCGCAATGGCGTCAGCTGATTTAATGGCAGATGTGTTGCGTGGTAAGCAAGTTACTGAAGCATTATCAATGGTGCAGCGCTTTCAAAATATGATGAAAGGCGAAGATGAGTTTCCCAAAGAACTCCGTAAACTTAACGTCATGCAAGGCGTTTCGCAATTTCCTGTACGGATTAAATGTGCAAACCTCACTTGGCACACCTTGAAAGCTGCATTAGAATCGACTCACGATATTGCTCATACTGGGTTTGTCAGTAACGAAGGCACGTAA
- a CDS encoding Ycf51 family protein gives MITTSEFFQLTQWAGIATLIVAVLAIAGFLFKWGVRFQLVGVTGFMAVLTGGLFALSLVPIMRTVVPGAVRFSVIYDNGATQAVIAVPPTITETELDATLRQAASDLFSYGRLGREQDQLNIRARTIIHPELGVSQPLYLGNVKRSLRNREDEQIQIEIFADKFAKLPKSSA, from the coding sequence ATGATCACAACATCTGAATTTTTTCAACTCACGCAATGGGCAGGGATCGCGACACTGATTGTCGCAGTGTTAGCGATCGCCGGTTTTCTCTTTAAATGGGGTGTGCGGTTTCAGTTGGTGGGAGTCACAGGTTTTATGGCAGTACTGACAGGAGGTTTGTTTGCCCTCAGTTTAGTCCCCATTATGCGCACAGTCGTTCCTGGTGCGGTACGGTTTTCGGTAATATATGACAATGGGGCAACACAAGCAGTCATTGCTGTACCGCCAACAATTACCGAGACAGAACTCGATGCGACGTTAAGACAAGCAGCTAGCGACTTATTTTCATATGGTCGCTTAGGTCGGGAGCAAGATCAACTAAATATCCGCGCGCGGACAATTATTCATCCTGAATTGGGAGTTTCTCAACCACTATATTTGGGAAATGTTAAGCGATCGCTACGAAATCGCGAAGACGAGCAAATCCAGATCGAAATTTTTGCCGATAAATTCGCAAAATTACCTAAATCTTCAGCATAA
- a CDS encoding iron-containing alcohol dehydrogenase family protein has product MNQKTQTATNVLTLAVAPARVLRGVQILSQSGEEIAALGKRPLLVGGDRTLAVTLPVLQPVLEQQQLQIETANYGSDSSEATLVSLKQAVAAHQADLIIGAGGGKALDTAKLLAHHCNLPVVTIPTSAATCAAWTALSNIYTDDGGFLYDVSLSRCPDLVLLDYDLIQTAPQRTLVAGIGDALAKWYEASVSSAHSEDTLTIAAVQQARVLRDILFQKSVAALQAPGSAVWREVVDATVLLAGVIGGLGGAQCRTVAAHAVHNGLTHLHIHHSIHGEKVAYGILVQLRLEEMLQGNQLAATARQQLLKFYDEIGLPKTLHELDMGSITIEDLQRCVEIACDPKSDIHRLPFKVATEQLMAAMVSTTAPISSNSLNPPARMIPEEVTE; this is encoded by the coding sequence ATGAATCAAAAGACTCAAACTGCTACTAACGTCCTGACGCTTGCTGTTGCACCCGCACGAGTGTTGCGGGGAGTGCAGATTTTGTCGCAATCAGGAGAAGAAATCGCCGCTTTGGGCAAACGTCCGTTACTTGTGGGAGGCGATCGCACGCTTGCTGTTACCTTACCCGTTCTACAACCTGTATTAGAACAACAGCAATTACAAATAGAAACAGCTAATTATGGTTCCGATTCAAGTGAAGCAACTTTAGTATCTCTAAAACAAGCCGTAGCCGCGCATCAAGCCGATCTAATCATTGGTGCGGGAGGTGGTAAAGCCCTCGATACAGCAAAACTGCTTGCACATCATTGCAATTTACCTGTAGTTACTATTCCAACATCTGCAGCAACGTGTGCTGCTTGGACAGCACTTTCTAACATTTATACTGACGATGGCGGCTTTCTTTACGACGTTAGCTTGTCGCGGTGTCCTGACTTGGTGCTACTCGATTATGACTTAATTCAGACTGCACCCCAACGTACCTTAGTTGCAGGCATTGGTGACGCATTAGCAAAGTGGTACGAAGCTTCTGTCAGTAGTGCCCATTCGGAAGATACTTTAACTATCGCTGCTGTACAACAAGCACGAGTATTACGCGATATTCTCTTTCAAAAATCTGTTGCCGCACTGCAAGCACCAGGAAGCGCGGTATGGCGTGAAGTTGTCGATGCAACCGTATTACTTGCTGGCGTGATTGGGGGACTTGGTGGCGCGCAATGTCGGACTGTTGCTGCTCATGCTGTACATAATGGGTTAACGCATCTACATATCCACCACAGTATTCATGGTGAAAAAGTTGCCTATGGCATTTTGGTACAACTACGGTTAGAAGAAATGCTGCAAGGCAATCAACTCGCGGCTACCGCACGGCAACAATTACTCAAATTTTATGACGAAATTGGTTTACCAAAAACGTTGCATGAATTGGACATGGGGAGTATTACAATAGAAGACCTGCAAAGGTGTGTTGAAATAGCCTGCGATCCAAAGTCGGACATTCACCGACTACCGTTTAAAGTTGCAACCGAACAACTGATGGCGGCAATGGTTTCAACGACAGCACCTATTAGTAGTAACTCCCTCAATCCTCCAGCGAGGATGATTCCCGAAGAGGTAACTGAATGA